In the genome of Streptomyces racemochromogenes, one region contains:
- a CDS encoding glucosyl-3-phosphoglycerate synthase — translation MLDEVERWLADRSWSAADRPLDQLLDRKRAAGTTVSVVLPALDEEATVGEIVEIIRRDLIESPPVPLVDELVVVDSGSTDRTAEVAAKAGARVVHRDSILPRVPALPGKGEVLWRSLLATTGDVVCFVDADLRDFDSAFVSGIVGPLLTDPQVQFVKAMYERPLGDTPGQGGRVTELVARPLLNLHWPQLAGFVQPLGGEYAVRRSLLERLPFPVGYGVELGLLVDALHTVGLDALAQVDVGVRLHRHQDGQALGRMAAAIYRTAQLRLSRGHLVRPELTQFERGPDGFVPRTYAVDTEERPPMAEVEEYAGRRVA, via the coding sequence GTGCTGGATGAGGTGGAGCGCTGGCTGGCAGACCGCTCCTGGTCCGCCGCCGACCGACCGCTCGACCAGCTGCTCGACCGGAAACGGGCGGCCGGGACGACGGTGAGCGTGGTGCTGCCCGCGCTCGACGAGGAGGCCACCGTCGGGGAGATCGTCGAGATCATCCGGCGCGACCTGATCGAGTCCCCGCCCGTCCCCCTGGTGGACGAACTGGTGGTCGTCGACTCCGGCTCCACCGACCGCACGGCCGAGGTCGCCGCCAAGGCCGGCGCCCGCGTCGTGCACCGCGACTCGATCCTGCCCCGCGTCCCGGCCCTGCCCGGCAAGGGCGAGGTGCTGTGGCGCTCCCTGCTCGCCACCACCGGCGACGTCGTCTGCTTCGTCGACGCCGACCTGCGGGACTTCGACTCCGCCTTCGTCTCCGGGATCGTCGGGCCGCTGCTCACCGACCCGCAGGTGCAGTTCGTCAAGGCCATGTACGAACGGCCCCTGGGCGACACCCCCGGCCAGGGCGGCCGCGTCACGGAGCTGGTGGCCCGCCCGCTCCTCAACCTCCACTGGCCCCAGCTGGCCGGCTTCGTCCAGCCGCTGGGCGGCGAGTACGCCGTGCGCCGCTCCCTGCTGGAACGCCTCCCCTTCCCCGTCGGCTACGGGGTGGAGCTGGGCCTGCTGGTGGACGCGCTGCACACGGTCGGGCTGGACGCGCTGGCCCAGGTGGACGTGGGGGTCCGGCTGCACCGGCACCAGGACGGGCAGGCCCTGGGCCGGATGGCCGCCGCGATCTACCGCACCGCGCAGCTGCGGCTCTCGCGCGGGCACCTGGTACGGCCGGAGCTGACGCAGTTCGAGCGGGGGCCGGACGGGTTCGTGCCGCGCACGTACGCCGTGGACACGGAGGAGCGGCCTCCGATGGCGGAGGTCGAGGAGTACGCGGGACGGCGCGTGGCGTGA
- the thrC gene encoding threonine synthase: protein MAAQTVATSVDLGPATGLSCRECGTRFELGPIFACVECFGPLEVAYELPLGDPEALRAAIEAGPNNIWRYAPLLPVPADVASKPSLNPGFTKLVDAENLAKELGVTGKLYVKDDSGNPTHSFKDRVVAIAVEAARAFGFTTLSCSSTGNLAGAVGAAAARAGFRSCVFIPHDLEQGKVVMAGVYGGDLVGIEGNYDDVNRFCSELIGDPLGEGWGFVNVNLRPYYGEGSKTLAYEICEQLGWQLPDQLVIPIASGSQLTKIDKGLQELIKLGLVEDKPYKIFGAQAEGCSPVSTAFKAGHDVVRPQKPNTIAKSLAIGNPADGPYVLDIARRTGGYVEDVNDEQVVEAIKILARAEGIFAETAGGVTVGVTKKLIENGQLDPALTTVVLNTGDGLKTLEAVAADSGQTATIRPSLDAFRAAGLA from the coding sequence ATGGCTGCACAGACTGTCGCCACCTCTGTCGATCTCGGACCCGCCACCGGACTTTCCTGTCGCGAGTGCGGTACCCGCTTCGAGCTCGGCCCCATCTTCGCCTGCGTCGAGTGCTTCGGTCCCCTGGAAGTCGCCTACGAGCTGCCGCTCGGCGACCCGGAGGCCCTGCGCGCCGCGATCGAGGCCGGTCCGAACAACATCTGGCGCTACGCGCCGCTGCTGCCCGTCCCGGCGGACGTGGCCTCCAAGCCGAGCCTGAACCCCGGCTTCACCAAGCTGGTGGACGCCGAGAACCTGGCCAAGGAGCTGGGCGTCACCGGCAAGCTCTACGTCAAGGACGACTCCGGCAACCCGACGCACTCCTTCAAGGACCGTGTCGTGGCCATCGCCGTCGAGGCCGCCCGCGCCTTCGGCTTCACCACCCTGTCCTGCTCCTCCACCGGCAACCTGGCCGGCGCCGTCGGCGCCGCGGCCGCCCGGGCCGGCTTCCGGTCCTGCGTGTTCATCCCGCACGACCTGGAGCAGGGCAAGGTCGTCATGGCCGGTGTCTACGGCGGTGACCTGGTCGGCATCGAGGGCAACTACGACGACGTCAACCGCTTCTGCTCCGAGCTCATCGGCGACCCGCTGGGCGAGGGCTGGGGCTTCGTCAACGTCAACCTGCGCCCCTACTACGGCGAGGGCTCCAAGACGCTGGCGTACGAGATCTGCGAGCAGCTCGGCTGGCAGCTGCCCGACCAGCTCGTCATCCCGATCGCCTCCGGCTCCCAGCTGACGAAGATCGACAAGGGCCTCCAGGAGCTGATCAAGCTCGGCCTCGTCGAGGACAAGCCCTACAAGATCTTCGGCGCCCAGGCCGAGGGCTGCTCCCCGGTGTCCACCGCCTTCAAGGCCGGTCACGACGTGGTGCGCCCGCAGAAGCCGAACACCATCGCCAAGTCCCTCGCCATCGGCAACCCGGCGGACGGCCCGTACGTCCTGGACATCGCGCGGCGCACCGGCGGCTACGTCGAGGACGTCAACGACGAGCAGGTCGTCGAGGCCATCAAGATCCTGGCGCGTGCCGAGGGCATCTTCGCCGAGACCGCGGGCGGCGTGACCGTCGGCGTGACGAAGAAGCTGATCGAGAACGGGCAGCTCGACCCGGCGCTGACCACCGTGGTCCTGAACACCGGTGACGGCCTGAAGACCCTGGAGGCGGTGGCCGCGGACAGTGGCCAGACGGCCACCATCCGCCCGAGCCTGGACGCGTTCCGCGCCGCCGGCCTGGCCTGA